A genomic stretch from Spongiibacter nanhainus includes:
- a CDS encoding response regulator → MTEPDEMLIFSEESAPNETVEPESNPPLYVLVVDDEPMMHAVTAMVLDGLLCNRRPVALLHAYSASEAREIMRTCGDIALILLDVVMETDSAGLDLVKDVREGLLNSAVRVVLRSGQPGVGFDSGYLQRYDISSYCAKTELTRQQLIGTVLDALLSYSRLSTIKYQNGQEAIQSGGIMGKLPVAG, encoded by the coding sequence ATGACGGAGCCGGATGAAATGCTGATCTTCTCCGAAGAATCAGCACCTAACGAGACTGTCGAGCCGGAATCGAATCCGCCGCTGTATGTGCTGGTTGTGGATGATGAGCCAATGATGCATGCCGTCACGGCAATGGTCCTGGATGGCTTGTTGTGCAACAGACGGCCAGTGGCTTTGTTACATGCGTATTCCGCCAGTGAGGCCCGGGAGATTATGCGGACATGCGGTGACATTGCCTTGATTTTACTGGATGTGGTGATGGAAACCGACAGCGCCGGTCTGGATTTGGTCAAGGACGTTCGCGAGGGATTATTGAACAGTGCGGTGAGAGTGGTATTGCGTAGCGGGCAGCCCGGCGTGGGTTTTGATAGTGGTTATTTACAGCGCTATGACATCAGTTCCTACTGCGCGAAAACGGAGCTGACCCGCCAGCAATTGATTGGGACCGTGTTAGATGCCTTGCTGAGTTACTCTCGCCTCAGCACTATCAAGTATCAAAATGGGCAGGAGGCAATTCAGTCCGGTGGAATAATGGGCAAGTTGCCAGTTGCAGGGTGA
- a CDS encoding DUF2505 domain-containing protein, whose amino-acid sequence MTVKCTIDHDLDTVWEMLSDPQFRVDRSEALGEFNAECEIETDDDSATVTMSRDVERELPSVLAKVFNSRQSLSFVEQWQWDGEGWTGTLQVEVQGQPVKISADFSLKPDGDGCVYEITHYCKAKIPLVGGKVEKFILAETDKGAEAELDYLIKALG is encoded by the coding sequence ATGACCGTCAAATGTACCATCGACCACGACCTGGATACGGTGTGGGAGATGCTTTCTGATCCGCAATTTCGTGTAGACCGCAGTGAAGCGCTTGGGGAGTTTAACGCCGAGTGTGAGATTGAAACCGATGACGACAGCGCCACTGTGACCATGTCGCGGGATGTAGAGCGGGAGCTGCCATCGGTGCTGGCCAAGGTTTTTAATAGCCGGCAGTCCCTAAGTTTCGTGGAACAATGGCAGTGGGATGGCGAAGGTTGGACTGGCACGCTGCAGGTTGAAGTACAGGGTCAGCCAGTGAAGATCAGTGCGGACTTCTCACTGAAACCGGATGGCGATGGTTGCGTGTATGAAATAACCCACTACTGCAAAGCGAAAATCCCGCTGGTGGGTGGCAAGGTGGAAAAATTTATTCTGGCCGAGACCGACAAAGGGGCAGAAGCAGAACTGGACTATTTGATTAAGGCCTTGGGTTAG
- a CDS encoding EAL domain-containing protein codes for MQVESLLNSLKDPVIGIDLDWRVVFYNRTAETCFADSKEGSEQHSRPLIAVGVAIDDILIFKSESGPLSFADATTRPEGLRALVAGAATAAGREWRTEIAPVVGEEGTEGFSLLMFQLDAEELALALDERCDSLTGLPGRREFELRLENLVDDAVASSRTHALLYVDIDQFKLINDTSGHSAGDNLIEGVAERLRTELFVGDVLCRTGGDEFAILLSNVDVFEARSVATRLVKAVRKMNFIWSGIAHRVSISVGVVLIDEGQITREAVMSQADVALFSAKDSGRGRVHVYDTQDKQLSRLHDDMDWVHRINDALSRDAFSLVTEKILPINDGKDCHYYELLVRMELDGELLGAGQFLPAAERFGLMPQIDRWVIKTMMEFISSLPQEIMSKAMFSINISGQSLCQEEFLEFVYRSLQRSNVDASVICFEITETVAITNFAVVTRFIQQIHELGGQFALDDFGTGMSSFAYLQELPVDFVKIDGLFVHDLDKNQVHEAMVRSINDICHVLGKRTIAEFVERPVVVERLRDIGVDFMQGHLYGGPKPLSDLQA; via the coding sequence ATGCAGGTTGAGAGTTTATTAAACAGTCTCAAAGATCCCGTCATCGGCATCGACCTGGACTGGCGAGTGGTTTTTTATAATCGCACTGCCGAGACCTGCTTTGCCGATAGCAAGGAGGGATCAGAGCAGCATTCCCGGCCGCTTATTGCCGTCGGGGTCGCCATCGATGACATTCTTATTTTCAAAAGCGAAAGCGGTCCTCTCTCTTTTGCCGATGCCACGACCCGCCCTGAGGGACTCAGGGCATTGGTGGCCGGAGCAGCTACGGCAGCCGGTCGTGAATGGCGGACCGAAATCGCGCCAGTAGTGGGCGAGGAGGGTACCGAAGGCTTCAGTTTATTGATGTTTCAACTCGACGCCGAAGAGTTGGCCCTGGCCTTGGATGAGCGCTGCGACTCCCTCACTGGCTTGCCGGGGCGTCGGGAGTTTGAACTGCGCCTGGAAAACTTGGTGGACGACGCTGTTGCCAGTTCCCGTACCCATGCTTTGCTCTATGTGGATATTGATCAGTTCAAGCTGATCAACGATACCAGTGGTCACAGCGCCGGGGACAATTTGATTGAAGGCGTTGCCGAGCGTCTTCGCACCGAATTGTTTGTTGGTGATGTTCTGTGTCGCACCGGCGGCGATGAGTTTGCCATTCTGCTCAGTAACGTCGATGTTTTTGAAGCCCGCTCGGTGGCGACGCGACTGGTCAAAGCGGTGCGCAAAATGAACTTTATCTGGAGTGGCATCGCCCACCGGGTCTCCATCAGCGTGGGCGTGGTGCTTATCGACGAGGGGCAAATAACCCGAGAGGCGGTGATGAGCCAGGCCGATGTGGCGCTGTTTTCCGCCAAGGATAGTGGCCGCGGTCGCGTGCATGTTTATGACACTCAGGACAAACAGCTCAGCCGCCTGCACGACGACATGGACTGGGTGCACCGTATCAATGATGCGCTAAGCCGGGATGCGTTTTCGCTGGTGACAGAAAAAATCCTGCCCATCAATGATGGCAAGGATTGCCACTACTATGAGCTGCTGGTGAGAATGGAGCTGGACGGGGAATTACTTGGTGCCGGTCAATTTTTACCAGCGGCCGAGCGCTTTGGCTTGATGCCCCAAATCGATCGCTGGGTGATCAAGACGATGATGGAGTTTATTTCCTCCTTGCCCCAGGAGATCATGTCCAAGGCGATGTTCTCCATTAATATCTCCGGACAATCCTTGTGTCAGGAAGAGTTTTTGGAATTTGTCTATCGCAGTCTGCAGCGATCCAATGTGGATGCCAGTGTGATTTGCTTTGAAATTACCGAGACAGTGGCGATTACCAATTTTGCAGTGGTGACACGCTTTATTCAGCAAATCCACGAGCTGGGCGGGCAATTTGCGCTGGACGACTTTGGTACCGGCATGTCGTCCTTTGCTTATCTTCAGGAGCTGCCGGTGGATTTTGTCAAAATTGACGGGCTTTTTGTTCACGATCTGGATAAGAATCAGGTCCACGAGGCCATGGTTCGCTCGATCAACGACATCTGCCATGTTTTAGGCAAACGCACCATTGCCGAATTCGTGGAGCGGCCTGTGGTGGTGGAGCGTTTGCGGGACATCGGCGTGGATTTTATGCAGGGGCATCTTTACGGGGGGCCTAAGCCACTCTCGGACCTGCAAGCATAG
- a CDS encoding serine hydrolase domain-containing protein, with translation MLFQRPLHSLERRVLRGHNLPVVDEANFHKDAREVPADRQAIPQDDIEEIWQLGEKLYASGMHPMVSICLRRGGDMLLNRCIGYAGDFDAPQPRPATLDTPVCLFSASKVVAAALIHKLAEEGKINLLHPVSYYIPQFAQGGKANITIYQLLCHRAGVPGVPDDVPVETLYDTEKTLEIICRQKALDIDGRVVAYHALTGGFILAELVRVVTGLDINQYNDKVFRKPLGMDYFSFGLPESVHHKAAENLVTGLPNIGPVGWQLEKILGAKVDAAVEISNKPEFLSAQVPSGNLYATAEEACRFFEMLVDNGQWQGKSVMSPLTVNQLTREAAPPQFDRSLVFPVRYSAGAMLGGRVFGMFGRHSPNAFGHIGFSNIFCWADPQRELSVAILTSGKPVIGSHLGSMLRLIDTVNQYCYPCVDMEEWRSQRPSYDAAR, from the coding sequence ATGTTGTTCCAACGCCCGCTCCACTCTCTCGAACGACGCGTACTGCGTGGCCACAACCTGCCTGTCGTTGATGAGGCGAACTTCCATAAAGATGCCAGGGAGGTTCCTGCTGACCGCCAAGCTATACCCCAGGACGATATTGAAGAGATTTGGCAGCTTGGCGAGAAGCTTTACGCCAGTGGCATGCATCCAATGGTGAGTATCTGCCTGCGTCGCGGCGGTGACATGCTGCTAAACCGCTGCATTGGTTATGCTGGCGATTTTGACGCGCCACAGCCGCGACCGGCAACCTTGGATACCCCGGTATGTCTGTTTTCCGCCTCTAAAGTGGTGGCGGCGGCTCTGATTCACAAGTTGGCGGAAGAGGGCAAGATTAACCTTCTACACCCAGTCAGTTACTATATCCCCCAGTTCGCCCAGGGTGGCAAAGCCAATATCACCATCTACCAATTGCTGTGCCACCGGGCTGGTGTACCGGGTGTCCCGGACGATGTCCCGGTAGAGACCCTCTACGACACCGAGAAAACCCTCGAGATTATCTGTCGTCAAAAGGCCTTGGATATTGATGGCCGGGTAGTGGCCTATCACGCCCTTACTGGCGGTTTTATTCTCGCCGAACTGGTGCGTGTAGTGACTGGTTTGGATATCAATCAGTACAACGACAAGGTCTTCCGCAAGCCTTTGGGCATGGATTATTTCAGTTTTGGTCTGCCCGAGAGTGTTCACCACAAAGCGGCAGAAAACCTCGTTACGGGCCTGCCCAATATCGGACCGGTGGGTTGGCAGTTGGAAAAAATCCTCGGTGCGAAAGTGGATGCAGCGGTGGAAATTTCCAACAAGCCGGAATTTCTCAGTGCCCAGGTCCCATCCGGGAACCTCTATGCCACTGCAGAAGAGGCCTGTCGCTTTTTTGAAATGTTGGTGGACAATGGTCAGTGGCAGGGCAAGTCGGTGATGTCGCCCTTGACGGTGAACCAATTGACCCGGGAAGCGGCGCCGCCACAGTTTGACCGCTCGTTGGTGTTTCCTGTGCGCTATAGCGCCGGCGCCATGCTGGGTGGCAGGGTCTTCGGGATGTTTGGCAGGCACTCTCCCAATGCATTTGGCCACATTGGTTTTTCCAATATATTCTGTTGGGCGGACCCTCAACGGGAGTTATCGGTGGCGATACTGACGTCCGGTAAACCGGTAATTGGCAGTCATCTCGGCTCGATGCTGCGTCTTATCGATACCGTCAATCAGTATTGCTACCCGTGTGTTGATATGGAAGAGTGGCGGAGTCAGCGCCCCTCCTACGACGCTGCCCGCTAG
- a CDS encoding sensor histidine kinase produces the protein MPRSTAVAHLAVGADSPRQFSLRSTVPANQPRGIFAVLCRDLVVMPAVLLLLLACLLVVATHFIIGLSLWWLAVAVAAPLLLCAVTVPMARRVNWQLSASLSSLNQKIEGEPSAPSSEMWLREVAMLDKAIDGLQERLEDRDREAIAIKRDLELKTKEVDVSNQQLSAALQQLTAAKNTLVANEKMVSLGELVAGVTHEINTPLGIGVTAVSTLKAATARVLDDYKHESLTHSALENYLDTASQSSEIVFANLNRASELIKSLKQVAVDTNNDELRRFGLRAHIGELLVSLRPQLDKRGIDIQFDCDGSVQAHSKPGALSQILTNLVMNSLDHAYPEGGSGTLRLQVSGDSSDITLTYSDDGCGITPLHLERMFEPFFTTRRDSGGSGLGMHIVMNLLSHQLYGSLDVESEVGVGTTFRIRFPADISKISRYGEQDAL, from the coding sequence ATGCCCAGGTCCACGGCGGTAGCCCACCTAGCGGTGGGCGCCGACAGTCCACGGCAATTCAGCCTGAGGTCCACCGTGCCGGCAAACCAGCCTCGCGGCATTTTTGCCGTGCTGTGCAGGGATCTGGTAGTGATGCCAGCTGTGTTGCTATTGCTACTGGCTTGTCTGCTGGTCGTCGCGACGCACTTCATAATTGGCCTGTCTTTGTGGTGGCTAGCCGTGGCAGTGGCGGCGCCTCTGCTGCTTTGCGCTGTGACCGTACCAATGGCGCGCCGGGTGAACTGGCAATTGTCGGCATCTCTCTCCAGTCTTAACCAGAAGATCGAAGGCGAGCCATCGGCGCCGAGTTCTGAGATGTGGCTGCGTGAAGTGGCGATGCTGGATAAAGCCATTGATGGTCTGCAGGAGCGCTTGGAAGACCGAGATCGAGAGGCGATAGCCATTAAGCGCGACCTCGAACTTAAAACAAAAGAAGTCGACGTCAGCAACCAGCAACTGAGTGCGGCCCTGCAACAGCTCACTGCGGCAAAAAATACACTTGTCGCCAATGAAAAAATGGTTTCCTTGGGTGAGTTGGTGGCTGGCGTTACCCATGAAATCAACACCCCTTTAGGCATCGGCGTAACCGCTGTGTCCACCCTAAAAGCCGCAACGGCAAGGGTGCTGGACGACTATAAACACGAGTCGTTGACCCATTCTGCCTTGGAGAACTACCTGGATACCGCCTCTCAAAGCAGTGAAATAGTATTTGCTAACTTAAACCGTGCCAGCGAGCTTATTAAGAGTTTGAAGCAAGTGGCGGTGGACACCAACAACGATGAGTTGCGGCGCTTTGGTCTGCGCGCTCACATTGGTGAACTGCTCGTTAGTCTGCGGCCTCAACTCGATAAACGTGGTATTGATATACAGTTCGATTGCGATGGATCTGTTCAGGCCCATAGCAAGCCGGGTGCACTATCTCAGATACTGACCAACCTGGTAATGAACTCTCTGGATCACGCCTATCCAGAGGGCGGTAGTGGCACATTGCGCCTACAGGTAAGCGGGGACAGCAGCGATATCACGTTGACTTACAGTGATGATGGCTGCGGGATCACACCTCTCCACCTTGAGCGTATGTTCGAACCTTTCTTTACCACCCGGCGGGACAGTGGTGGCTCCGGACTGGGGATGCATATCGTCATGAACCTGCTTTCTCACCAGCTCTACGGTAGCTTGGATGTGGAGAGTGAAGTTGGTGTGGGTACGACCTTTAGGATCCGCTTTCCGGCAGACATCAGCAAAATAAGCCGTTACGGCGAGCAGGATGCCCTATGA
- a CDS encoding ABC1 kinase family protein — protein MPGLLSRGKQFGSELSAARNVGLAELGLRGSLRLAQTVRRVYPKALRWLIQWRQPTPQELRELFESLGATYIKFGQFIASSPSLFPKEYVDEFQKCLDQTPAIPFTRIRQTIEQDLGCPIDQVFAHIDPEALASASIAQVHAATLVSGEDVVVKVQKPGVQAVLTTDLNAVYLLTRLFELIMPHTDRDAIAGLVAEMYQSMIDECDFRKEANNLREFRHFLAATGNKEVVAPKPYEQASGDRVLTMERLYGKALTDTAPSASGVNATESLFHALNTWFASLTQCPFFHADLHSGNLMLLPDGRVGFIDFGMVGRIQPEAWQAMFALFSGIGSEDYRQMAEAMVKVGITREKVDVDRLTADIATLFRGLNAMDPADVLEGRGADGINAMLSDLGSIARDYGIRFPRSFTMLLKQFLYFDRYVEMLAPGADIFHDERIDLMLP, from the coding sequence ATGCCCGGTCTGCTAAGCAGAGGTAAACAATTTGGCAGTGAGCTTTCGGCGGCGCGAAACGTGGGACTGGCGGAGCTGGGGTTGCGCGGTTCTTTGCGCCTTGCCCAAACGGTAAGGCGGGTGTACCCCAAGGCGTTGCGCTGGTTAATACAATGGCGTCAGCCGACGCCCCAGGAGCTGCGGGAATTGTTTGAGTCCCTTGGCGCCACCTATATCAAGTTCGGTCAATTTATCGCCAGTTCGCCCTCGCTGTTTCCCAAGGAGTACGTAGACGAGTTCCAGAAATGCCTTGACCAGACTCCGGCCATCCCGTTCACCCGTATTCGTCAGACTATAGAGCAGGATCTGGGTTGCCCCATTGACCAGGTGTTTGCCCACATCGACCCCGAAGCTTTGGCATCGGCCTCCATTGCCCAGGTGCATGCCGCGACGCTGGTGAGCGGTGAGGATGTGGTGGTCAAGGTTCAAAAGCCAGGCGTTCAAGCGGTCCTCACCACGGACCTCAACGCGGTCTACCTGCTGACGCGCTTGTTTGAATTGATTATGCCCCACACCGATCGGGACGCCATCGCCGGGCTGGTGGCGGAAATGTACCAATCGATGATCGACGAGTGTGACTTTCGCAAAGAGGCCAATAACCTGCGGGAATTCCGGCATTTTCTCGCTGCCACTGGCAACAAAGAGGTGGTGGCCCCCAAACCCTATGAGCAGGCTTCTGGGGACCGAGTGCTGACCATGGAGCGTCTCTACGGCAAAGCACTCACCGATACCGCGCCATCGGCCAGCGGCGTGAACGCTACCGAGAGTTTATTCCACGCTCTTAATACCTGGTTTGCCAGTTTAACCCAGTGTCCTTTCTTTCACGCCGATCTCCACAGCGGCAATTTGATGCTATTACCCGATGGGCGAGTGGGCTTTATCGATTTTGGCATGGTGGGGCGCATTCAGCCCGAGGCCTGGCAGGCCATGTTTGCGCTGTTTAGCGGTATTGGCAGCGAGGACTATCGGCAGATGGCCGAGGCCATGGTCAAGGTCGGTATTACCCGGGAGAAGGTCGATGTAGACCGCCTGACGGCCGATATCGCCACCCTGTTTCGCGGCCTTAATGCCATGGATCCCGCCGATGTTTTGGAGGGTCGAGGTGCCGACGGTATCAATGCCATGCTCAGCGATCTCGGCAGTATTGCTCGGGACTACGGTATTCGTTTCCCGCGCTCCTTCACCATGTTGCTCAAACAGTTTCTATATTTCGACCGCTATGTGGAAATGTTGGCGCCGGGCGCAGATATTTTTCACGACGAGCGTATCGACCTGATGCTGCCCTAG
- a CDS encoding DUF6691 family protein produces the protein MMRYLQVILSGVLFGAGIALSGMANPAKVQNFLDIFGQWDPSLALVMGAALAVAGIGYRWVWAREKPAFAESFSLPTRSDIDARLVGGAVIFGVGWGLSGLCPAPALVALLAGNGLFVVFALSMLVGMIVYRQFFER, from the coding sequence ATGATGCGTTATTTGCAAGTCATTCTGTCAGGGGTATTGTTCGGCGCGGGTATCGCTTTATCGGGTATGGCCAATCCCGCCAAGGTACAAAATTTTTTGGATATCTTCGGTCAGTGGGACCCGAGCCTGGCGCTGGTTATGGGGGCTGCGTTGGCCGTGGCGGGCATTGGTTATCGCTGGGTTTGGGCGCGGGAAAAGCCGGCCTTTGCTGAGTCTTTTTCCCTCCCCACCCGCAGTGATATTGATGCCCGCTTGGTGGGCGGTGCGGTTATCTTTGGGGTAGGCTGGGGGCTCAGTGGCCTGTGTCCTGCTCCCGCTCTGGTAGCACTGTTGGCCGGAAATGGACTGTTTGTGGTGTTTGCCCTGTCTATGTTGGTGGGAATGATCGTCTATCGGCAGTTCTTTGAGCGCTGA
- a CDS encoding DUF3336 domain-containing protein: protein MSLKQIEKNMLDANSYAEWQELAQLHDNRSGLAQWRQEDRSSLYDYMNIRSRLQRLQHFRERGDSHGLLYSLNEGIHGNLGGMGKPVLYNRAKFGTKQLIHDYIDAITDALDHLADFDGDTPDFSERLDFFRRADRCYGKSALMLSGGAVLGNFHLGVVKALLEQDLLPDVISGASAGSLIAAVLGTRTNEELTDYLTIENLIEMLNTDASLVQGGKSGATPRINHRSLTEKIADMVPDMTFQEAFERTGRYINISVSPSDVHQKSRLLNAIASPNVYIRKAVLASCAVPGAFPPVMLEAKNVMGHPQPYLASRRWIDGSFSDDLPAKRLSRLYGVNHFIVSQTNPIVLWLLHDSKASQAGLGSSLRHAAMRSAKEVCRTGNVLAQRYLRSFPRARRMANMANDLVSQEYTGDVNIIPRYRFFNPAKLLTEITSDQLRFLVLEGERATWPKLEMIRTCTAVSRRLKTILERYEDEESRRLSRSHPDIAEEMARFKRA from the coding sequence GTGTCTCTGAAGCAAATCGAAAAAAATATGCTCGATGCCAACAGCTATGCAGAGTGGCAGGAGTTGGCTCAGCTGCACGACAACCGCTCGGGCTTGGCGCAATGGCGGCAGGAAGATCGCAGCAGTCTGTACGACTATATGAATATTCGCTCGCGCCTTCAGCGCCTGCAGCACTTTCGAGAGCGGGGTGATAGCCACGGCTTGTTATATTCGCTGAATGAGGGCATTCACGGCAACCTCGGGGGCATGGGCAAACCGGTTTTGTACAACCGGGCCAAGTTTGGTACCAAACAGCTGATACACGACTATATCGACGCCATCACCGACGCCCTGGATCACTTGGCAGACTTTGACGGCGACACGCCGGATTTTAGTGAACGGCTGGACTTTTTTCGCCGTGCCGACCGCTGCTACGGCAAGTCAGCGTTGATGCTCAGTGGTGGCGCTGTGCTGGGAAACTTCCATCTCGGTGTGGTGAAAGCGCTACTTGAGCAGGACCTGTTGCCGGATGTGATCTCCGGCGCCAGCGCCGGATCATTGATCGCGGCGGTACTGGGGACCCGCACAAACGAAGAACTGACCGATTACCTCACCATCGAAAATTTGATTGAGATGCTCAATACCGATGCCAGCCTGGTCCAGGGTGGCAAGTCCGGTGCGACGCCCCGCATCAATCACCGCAGCCTGACTGAAAAAATTGCCGACATGGTGCCGGATATGACTTTCCAGGAGGCATTTGAGCGCACTGGACGTTATATCAATATCTCGGTGTCGCCGTCGGATGTGCATCAAAAATCCCGTTTGCTCAATGCCATTGCCTCGCCCAATGTCTATATCCGCAAGGCCGTCCTTGCCAGTTGTGCGGTACCGGGGGCCTTCCCGCCGGTGATGCTGGAAGCCAAGAATGTCATGGGGCATCCCCAGCCGTATCTGGCCAGCCGCCGCTGGATAGATGGTTCTTTCAGTGACGATTTGCCCGCCAAGCGCCTGTCCCGTCTCTACGGCGTCAACCACTTTATCGTCAGTCAGACCAACCCAATCGTGCTGTGGTTGCTGCACGACAGTAAAGCCAGTCAAGCTGGGCTGGGAAGCTCTCTGCGCCACGCTGCAATGCGCAGCGCCAAGGAGGTCTGTCGCACCGGCAACGTGCTGGCACAGCGCTACCTGCGGAGTTTCCCCCGGGCCCGGCGGATGGCCAATATGGCCAATGATTTGGTGTCTCAGGAGTATACCGGCGACGTCAATATCATCCCTCGCTATCGCTTCTTTAATCCCGCTAAATTACTGACCGAAATCACCAGTGATCAATTGCGTTTTCTGGTTCTGGAAGGGGAGCGAGCGACCTGGCCCAAGCTGGAAATGATCCGCACCTGCACCGCTGTCAGCCGCCGGCTAAAGACCATACTGGAACGCTACGAAGACGAAGAGTCTCGCCGTCTGTCCCGCTCCCATCCGGATATCGCCGAGGAGATGGCGCGCTTTAAGCGGGCTTAG
- a CDS encoding YeeE/YedE family protein, which yields MVEATAFTPISSLLGGALIGGSAVLLMFSIGRIAGISGIVAGAAMEKGWERNWRLLFVVGLFVGAALVALSTGALANSVPVASTTMMVIGGIVVGFGARLGSGCTSGHGVCGISRLSARSIVATGTFMASGMVTVFILRHVLGEGL from the coding sequence ATGGTAGAGGCGACGGCATTCACACCCATTTCTTCGCTGCTGGGAGGCGCGCTTATAGGCGGCTCCGCAGTGTTGCTGATGTTTTCGATAGGACGGATAGCGGGTATTTCCGGGATTGTGGCCGGTGCGGCCATGGAAAAAGGTTGGGAACGCAACTGGCGGCTCCTGTTTGTTGTGGGATTGTTCGTCGGCGCCGCACTGGTGGCGTTATCGACGGGGGCCCTGGCTAACAGCGTGCCCGTAGCATCGACAACGATGATGGTGATCGGCGGGATTGTGGTGGGTTTTGGTGCCCGGCTCGGATCAGGTTGTACCTCGGGCCATGGCGTCTGCGGTATCTCCCGGCTATCGGCGCGCTCCATTGTGGCTACCGGCACCTTTATGGCTTCCGGCATGGTGACCGTCTTTATTCTGCGCCACGTGCTGGGAGAAGGGCTATGA
- a CDS encoding sensor histidine kinase produces the protein MAADQASQDNSVDAVGGLSLAREDIDPAVREAAKKSWKILLVDDEEEVHVVTRLALHDFSFAGRHLDFISAYSGAEARQLLSEHPDIAIVLLDVVMETDDAGLEVARYIRQELGNHFVRIVLRTGQPGLAPERRVLKVYDINDYRAKTELTQDRLFSVIYTALSSYRDLVALARSRHQLIGLVNEVEQLSHLVARDLQVPLNQAVDAMKRIGSRAAEISPPEVAEDVMAVKGSVDEMQSALNKLISLTSAGRFNESREMVDCNAVINDVLTNLGDEFLASHANLHCDTLPRVYACRRQLIQLFQNLISNALRYADDQVPDITIKAVTKERNWLFSVSDNGVGISPEYHRSLFNLFHRDEGLNGNNATGVGLAICEKIVRWHGGKIWLESIPGKGATFYFTLPLEE, from the coding sequence ATGGCTGCTGATCAAGCCAGTCAAGACAATTCAGTCGACGCAGTCGGTGGGTTGAGTCTTGCCCGTGAAGACATCGATCCGGCTGTTCGCGAAGCGGCCAAAAAGTCGTGGAAGATTTTGCTGGTCGACGACGAAGAAGAAGTGCATGTGGTGACCCGGCTCGCCCTGCACGATTTCAGTTTTGCCGGCCGCCACCTGGATTTTATTTCGGCCTACAGTGGTGCAGAGGCGCGCCAGCTGCTGTCCGAGCACCCGGATATCGCTATCGTCCTGTTGGACGTTGTGATGGAGACCGACGACGCCGGTTTAGAAGTAGCGCGTTATATCCGCCAAGAGTTGGGCAACCACTTTGTCCGTATTGTCCTGCGCACCGGGCAGCCCGGACTGGCGCCAGAGCGGCGTGTGCTCAAAGTCTACGATATCAACGACTATCGGGCTAAAACAGAATTAACACAGGACCGTTTGTTCTCGGTTATTTACACGGCATTGTCGTCTTATCGGGATTTGGTGGCGCTCGCCCGCAGCCGCCATCAACTAATCGGTTTGGTTAACGAAGTTGAGCAACTCTCGCACCTGGTTGCCCGTGATTTGCAGGTGCCCTTGAATCAAGCTGTGGATGCGATGAAGCGCATCGGTAGTCGGGCGGCAGAAATCTCGCCCCCCGAGGTGGCCGAGGATGTTATGGCGGTCAAGGGCAGCGTCGACGAGATGCAGTCCGCTCTCAATAAGTTGATTTCGCTGACATCCGCGGGGCGCTTCAATGAGTCTCGGGAAATGGTCGATTGCAACGCTGTGATCAATGATGTGTTGACCAATCTTGGCGATGAATTTCTCGCCAGTCATGCCAATTTGCACTGCGATACTCTGCCGCGGGTTTACGCCTGTCGTCGGCAATTGATACAGCTATTCCAGAATCTGATTTCCAATGCGCTTCGCTACGCCGATGACCAGGTTCCGGATATTACTATTAAGGCCGTGACCAAGGAGCGCAACTGGCTGTTTAGCGTGAGTGACAATGGCGTGGGCATCAGCCCCGAATATCACCGTAGTCTGTTCAACCTGTTCCATCGGGATGAGGGCCTTAATGGCAACAATGCTACAGGGGTAGGTCTCGCCATTTGCGAAAAGATCGTGCGCTGGCACGGCGGCAAAATCTGGCTTGAATCGATACCGGGTAAGGGCGCCACCTTCTATTTTACCTTGCCGTTGGAGGAGTAG